The genomic region atattagtATTTAGGTATTAGATCACTGAAAGAAAGAACAATTCTTCATTGCTTCATCTGACCCCTCGcttgggctttttttttaaaaaaataatttttttattgcaaaTCTAGGCTTTTAAACTTTAATCTGGGTTTTCTgagcttctaaaaaaaaaaaaacgaattaATAAAATCTGATGTgtcaatttgtatttttaataaCTTATGTGGCACagatattttaatgattttgttTGTAAAATAATCACTTGGCATAATTTGAACCATCTATTACAAAATGAAAGGTTAAGATTTTAAGAACTCCACGTGATAGAGTACCTTAAGAATTCTAGAATATCTTAATCTGTTTAGACTTCAAGTCTTAAAAGTTTAAAGGTTTGGCATAATAGGACTTGAGATAGTGGGATAAAGTActaaagaagataaaaataaaaaaagaaaacaacaaaccAAATCAAGAAATCacacaaacagagagagagagagagagagagagagagagagagagagtcacctATGGTGGGTGCCACTGGGGTGTTACCTATCTGGTATCTGTTCAGATGTAGATCTGCTGGAGGTATTAATTTGATTGTGTGGCCGGTGATTTTTCTAGAATGAAGAAAAGAGCTTCCCGCCTTCAAATCCAAAAGTGCAAAACCCAAAGGTTTTTCAATGAAAATAGAGCAAAAATTagaatcttattttttaatttttgagtagctataatattttcacaacaaattttcggtggtaaattatttttgtttctcatttgtacattattaatatttttttatacacttaggatttattgtaaaTTAGGGGGGCCAGTTTGAGTACTTTCtgagaaaaatttaaattggTAGGGATAATTATCATACTAATATatactaatcaatttttttgaaaaatttgggaggagggtggggggggggggcgggagGCGTGGCCAAGGCCACCTTTGGTCTCAATGTGGCTCTGCCACTGGatgatatattaattattagaaaaatattatgtagtaaacaaaaaatttacttcTAATACGTCTACTTGAACATGATATTAAAATGGTGAAAATCCTTCATGCATAAGGCAAGGTCGGAAGCTAAAggatttcaaatttcatatttggtGCTCTAAATATCGTTTTATTCGTTTGGGCTATACTGAtgatttattgttgttttttcaTGATTGTTAAGTATTCGTTTTATATGTATatcataataactaataattaatatacttctctcaaaagaaaaaaaaaattaatataattttatttctttcacatctcaaattttaattagaataaaaaatccttatagaaaagaaaagtcaaatatACCGTTGGTTCCTAAAACCTTAGCTCATGACCAATTTAGCCCTCGAAATTCATagtgttttcttttaattcatAATTAACAACTTAAAAGTGATCGTTTTTAGTCCCTAACAGATCTAATGGAGTGATGATAGGCTAGATTTTAGTTTGGTCACGTAATGGTTGCATAGAAGAATTTAATAGATGATGACAAATATGAGTTTCATGAGCTGTTAAATCCTGACGGAGGAGATTAATAGTTTCTTCATTTGTTGCCTTTTCAAGCACAAGGCCACTAGGTGTATGATAACATCATTAGTCGACtgaagaagaaacaaaacacaTTTGAGCAAAACAATTTGACTCACCGGATTTGAGCCTCCAAGTCGCCAACCTTTGTCATGTAATCTCGCTTAAGCAAATCCATAGACTTCTTGTGTTCCTGCTCATATTTACAAGGATTCAACTGTAATGACTATTATTTAATCAGACAGATTTTCAAGTACACCCGATAGAACTTGTGATCAGAGATTCTCATTTTCCCTGTTAGGGTTTTAACATATATAACGCTATTCAAGCCGCATTTCAAACAATAATGAATGTAGGCGAAGGAAAAagatatttattatgaattaAGGGGTCCATTTGGTTAGGCGTTTtgggagttaaaaaaaaaagtttttaaaactcaaaactctGTTTTGCAACCACAACTCTTCCTCATAGCTTTTTTTACAATCacttatattaaattcaaaatgtttTCCAACTTCTTATTTGCTCATGTTCATGTGGAGGGATGAAAAGAAAGTTGAAAAAGAGACGAACCTGGTCAGCAAGATTATGTAGAGATTCTGATTGCAGTCTGGTCAGCCGCTCATTCTCTGcaatgtacatatatatatatatagtgcttCAATTGACTTtagaagatttttttaatttaaattgtttattgAGGAATATAACAAACACAAAGCAGTAAAAGAATGGAAATCCTATTTGACCTTGGCGGAGAGAATGAGAAGTGAATTGGAGGGCTTCTCGGATTTTGAGCTCAGcgttggagttggagttggatTTGAGCAACTCTATTTCCGTAATGGCATTCTCCTGAATTAAAGATTATTAACAATTACTAACAATTACCAATTGTTTCTCTATATGATATATTACACCATACGGTTACCTGGTAGATGAGATCGAAATTGGGGAGCAGCACTGACTCCATTTCTTCCTCATTGCTGCTTCCCTCCATTTTTCTATTTCTCAGTTGTGTCGCATTGCCGAGAGAGAAGTGAAAGGAATAGGAAGCTTCAAGCTCTTAAAGACAAAAAATCAACTTTCTACTGACCAGACAAAGCACTAGCGCTGCTTCTCCTGGCTATTCAAAGATCACAAAAAAGCAATAGTTAaggtcaataaaaaaaagaatcaccGGATCATAGTAAATTAAGTTGACAGATAGCGGAGTACCTGAGAAGAAGTTGGATATATTGTACCTGAGAAAAATACATATCCTTAGCCCCGTTACCACCAAAcatattttggataaaaataaGGGTATCACCAAATGTGACAACAATACATATAACCGtacttttgtcatatttggTAGTTCTCATATTTTTTACttacatttgatggtttcaacATCACATTATGCAATACCAATAGATATGCCACAGATTCTGTTCATTTTGCTACTTTCATTGGACTGAAAACAAAACATCCAATAAACTAAACTAAGCAAGATGAGAAGTCCTATTCCACCAATAATATTAGAGAAATTCTCCATTGTTCCAATGCTTACAACGCTCGTACTAGTCACCAACAAAAGGAATTATGGGATAATCATCAGGTGGAATGTTGTAAAAGCCTCAATTTTGTGAGAACTAGAACCCTGCATGGTCCACAATAAGAACCAATAAATCATCAGTAAGTTTGTGGAATATACTCAGTCAAGTATACCAAACAATTACCAATGAAAACATACCTGCATAATCGCACGAAACTCTGCTTTAAGAAATTTGATAACTTTAGCAGACCTAACAAAGCTCTGTGCTGATCTTGGTACTTCAAAAGAACATCTAAGTGAAGCTCTTGCAGACAAGGGAAAGCTATAATTCTTCAACTCTGATAGAACACCATTCCTCCCATGCAGACATCCAACTACACTTTAATATTTCAAGAGATAGAAACCGCTGAGCAGCAAGAGAATTGTTCCCATAAAACTCAGGACCAACAGCCACTAGTTCATCAAAACCTTCAATGGAAAAGTGTTTCAAGGAAGGTAGTTTCCCAAAGGGTAGCAAGATTcagaaatttttacaattttgaaaGCTTACAGATACAATATTGCAGAATGAATCATCTCCTAACCAACCTCGAAATCTTGTGCCACCATAATTATGGATCTGCAGCCTATTCAAGTTTGTATGAGGCACAAGCTTCTGAAGTACATCCTTTGTGCAACCCGAGGGCCATCCATTCAACAGTGCTTTCTGCAATATTCCAACTGCACTTCACATAGCCAGATTCTGTCTGACATTAAGTCAAAAGCTGCAGACATTCAACAAACACAATTATTGCCAGTTGGTTTTAtcctgaaaagaaaaataaataaactttgttCATTAGGCCCTACATTAACCTTGGATTTCTTGTATACAGAGCTTTCAATATCACTGCAACAAGAATCATCATTGGGGCTTCAAACTTGTACAGAAGATATGAGTCAGTTTCCTGCAAAGGGTTGACAAGAAATGTAGGCATAAAATGAGACAGGGCAAAGTTCAAGCATTTCCAGTATACAATGATCACTCATTGACCTCTATGAACAGACAAAGCTCTAGCATTGCTGCTACCAGTTATGCAATGATCACTAAAAGACATAAGTTGAAGTtgataatttagattttttttttttttgatttaaattgtttattGAGGCAATATAACAAACACAAAGAAGTAAAAGAATGAAATCATATTTGACCTTGTTAGAGAGAATGAGAAGCGAATTGGAGGGCTTCTCGGATTTTGAGCTCAGCAATAGAATTGGATTTGAGCAACTTTATCTCCGTAAAGGCATTCTTGAAATCCTGAATTAAGATTATTAACAATTACTACtactattactattttttttttatctaatataTTATACCATACGGTTACCTGGTACATGATATCGAAATTGGGGAGCACTACCGGCTCCATTTCTTCCTCATTGCTGCTTCCCTCCATTTTTCTATTCTCtcagttgagagagagagagagagagagagagagagagagagagagagcactgtTGAAGTGAAAGGGAATAggttacaatccaaattcttgacTTTCTACCGACCAGACAAAGCACTAGCGCTGCTTCTCCTGGTtattcaaagataaaaaaaaaaatttaaaaaaaaaagcattagtTAAGgtcaataaaaaacaaaaaaaagaatcacCGGATCATAGTAAATTAAAATAGCGGAGTACCTGAGAAGAAGTTGGATATATTGAACAGCTGGGGTTCCTGTAGAAATTAAGCCCTTCAGATTTAGATCACTTTTCCATCAATTTTGATGACTGGTACGTGAGCTTTCTTGGACCAGTCTTCCCCTTTCTCCCTTAGGCACCGATTTTTCAGCAATGGACATTTTTTGACATGCAGGAAAGATAGAGATGTTGGAAGACCCTCTTCTGGCATGGAATGAAGATTCGGGCAGCAGCCAATCCCCAATTTTTTTAGTGCAATAAGATAAAGCTCATCACCATTCAGAGATTTCAAAAGAGGATTATTCCAAATCTCAAGGGATGTAAGAGACGAGGGCAGCAGCTCCCTCTCTGGAAAGGattctgaaatttcaaatttaccCCTGATACAGAAGCTTTCAAGAGATGGCAATCCTTGCAAACCCCAACCCAAGCGGTTGGCGATAAGTTTTTCACAATGATAGATATCAAGCGAATTTAATCCTGGTGGCAACCCCCCGTCTGGAAATGACTCAAGTTCTGGACAAAAACGTATACTCAAATCCTGAAGAGATGGGAGCAGGGTGTGCATCTGGCCTGGCAGCGCCTTCAAATTAATACAGTTATAAACACGGAACCAGGTCAGGTTGGGGGCAGGTAGTCCCTCTTCAGGCAAGGATACAAAATTGGAACAGTTACTGATTTGTAAGCTTCTGAGACATAAGCGATGCTGAAGCGGTCCTTGATTTGCAGATGAAAAAGAACGAAGATGCTGACATCCGTGGATATCAAGATGATTCAGCTTTGGAAATAATTCTAATGGAAAGCAGACAAAAGAATCGAAACTGCTTCTTATGCATAAACTCTCGAGGGATGGATAGCATTGGTGCATCGGAAACACTAATTTCCCACAGCTCTTGACACTAAGTGATTTTAGTGTATCGGCTTCGCCCATACTAGGAAGCAACCTGAGAGATGGACAATCAGACACATCTAACTCTTTAAGACAGTGGTTGTTACCGATAGGTTAAGGACACCAAGGCATCATACCCGCTAATTGTGAACTTTAGCACTTGAGGTGGTAACTCATTCAACACCACCTTATTGCAATACTGTAACTTCAATTCATGGATGACTGGTACACGTGGAAGTGAAGCAACAAGCTGCTGACACTTTTCAATCACAAGTGTCTTCAAAGAAAAAAGGCTGTCCGGAAGACCCTTAGTCAGGTTACAACAATTTTGTATATAAAGCCGTTGAAGACCAGAGAAAGCTACTACACCTCCATCGTCATCTCTGAAAGGAAGCCATTCCTGCAATTGCAACATGTTCTTGAAGCGCAAAGTTTTTAGCGATGCAAATGGCTTGCTTTTAGAATCATCAGTCCCATAAAACTCTGAACCTATAGTCACTACTCCATCTAACCCCACAATAGAGAGGGACTCCAGAGAGGGAAGTTCACCGAATGGTGGCAAGAAGAGGCAATACTTACAATTATGAATTTGGACCGATACCATATTACAGGATGCGGGTCCTAACCAGTCTGAAAATACTGTGCCACCATAATTTTCAATGGTAAGCTTTCTCAGGTTCGCATGAGGTTGCAAGTGGTCTAGTATATCTCGATCTTTTTTGGAGTCATTTGTATCCCCACCCCACTTTAATATCAATTCATTAAGTTGCAACTTATCCTTCAAATTGGCCTCTAAAGCATCTCTAGCATCAACAACATTTTCCAACTTCAAAACAGAAAGGCTTCCCTTAAGTTGTCGGAGCTCCCTCAACTCTTTGATGCTAGAGCCACCCTTTTtgcccaaaataaaagaagttaatGTTTGTAGACTTTTCAATTTACCCATTAGCAGTGGCATTTCTATCAAGTTTGTTCCACTAATATCAAGATGACGCAAGTTAATTAGCCATCCCATGTTGGCAGGCAACTCAGTGAGAAAACGACAACATGACAACAACATAGTTTGTAAATTGTATAGAGTACACACAGATTCACGTAATACTTCAATTGCAGTGTGAGAAATGTCCAAATATCTTAACTGTTTCAAATTGCAAATCGAGTCTGGCAATACTGTCAAATTCCAGTAATGAGATAGAGATAGTACCCTTAAGCTTCTTAGTTCGGGTAACAAGTGGAGTACGACTTTAGTACTCAAGCAGCCAGATTGTGTTGACAGATTTGAAGGTAAAAAGCTTCGCAAATCCTTCACTCCATGAAAGGCTTCAAATTTCTCATAGGCATCAAATTTGGTTCTAGAATATGAAAAGTAGCGAGTCTTTCCTGACAAGCCATATGAATTTTCAGCCTCCATTCTAAAACAAAACTCTCCAGAGACAAAGAGAGCTAAATCATTCAAAAGATCATGCATAACATAGTATTGATTCCTACTACTTGACCGCTGAAAGAAAGACCTGGATGCTAGATCGTTGAAGTACTCAACACCTACTTCTTCCAAATTCTCTCTTTTAGGATGCTGCAGAAAGTCTTCTGCCATCCATAAGAGCACTAATTCCTCCTttttaaatctgaaatttttaggaaatattgaaCAATATGCAAAGCATGGCTTTAGATGTGAAGGTAAATAATGGTAACTCAATCTAAGAGCTGGAAGAATATTGCTTTCACAATCTGAGAAATTCCATATATTGCTCTCCAATATCTTAACCCATTCCTTAGGATCCAACTTCAGCCGTAGGAGTCCACCGAGAGTTTTTGCCGCTAAAGGCAAGCCATTGCACTTTTTCACTATCTCCTTCCCAATAAGTTCTAAGTTTGGATATGCCGTAGATTCTCTGTTGCCAAATGCATGTTTTGCAAATAATAACCAACAATCTTCATCCGTTAATGGCTTTAGATGATAAATTCTTACAGTGCGTGCAATTGACGCAGCAGTTTCATTACGTGTTGTTAAGATTACCTTACTTCCTTTAGCCCCAGATTTGAATGGGGTTCGTAAGACCTCCCAATCCAAGTAATTCTCATTCCAAATATCATCTAACACAATCAGAAATTTCTTTCCTACAAGACTGTTGTTCAACCTAACTTGGAGTAGGTCTAGGTCGTTAGTATCACTCGTTGAGGAAGTCACTGCCTCAAGAATAGTTTTAGTGATCCTAAGTACATCAAATTCTTgagaaacacaaacccatgctCTGACATCAAAACGTTCCGTCACCCACTCCTTGTTGTATACTAGCTGAGCAAGGGTGGTCTTGCCTATACCACCCATGCCCACTATGGGAATAACACTTATGTTATCCCCACTGCCAGCATCTGCTAGCAACAATTCAATTATTGCCTCCGAATCTCCCTCTCTACCGTATACAGCAGATTCTTCTACCAAAGACGTCGTTGGCCTTTTTGGTGAAGGTTTCTCACCACCACTACTTTCTTTAAGACCAAGGAGGTCTCTTTGCTTTGCAAGAAATTTTAGTCTGCCTAAAATCTCTTCTATTCTAAGTTCTATTTGCTTGTAAGAAGTCAAGTTGAAGAGTTGTACCTTACTCTTCAGTTCCGCTTCCAACTTCTTGCGCGAGACAACAGTCTCAATCTCATCCAGCAAGTCCTGAGCTTGATACGCAGCATCTTTAATTTCGTTAACCCACCCTTTGACAACTGGGTTATTCATCTGCTTCTCCTCCGCATCATTGAGGACTGCATTGAGAAATAATAATGAAGTCTTCAACCTCATCAGTGGTTCTTTACTCAGCTTCCATTGGCTGAAAAACTCTAGTACTTCATGCGATGCCATCCTGTCAATCCTGACAAACAAAACCTGGAGAATAGCAGAGAGAAATGCTTCTCCAACCATAGCCCCAGCCATTGTTTGAAGGAAATAATGGAGAAGTGACTGAGGACAATGGAGTAAAAATCGAATGGTCAAGAGCTTTgaggattttttgtttgtttgcaaaGGAAAGAATTAAAGGAAATAACAGTGAAGTGAACGGAGTACAAAATGGAATGGTCAAAAGCTCTgaggatttttgtttgtttgcaaaGGAAAGAACGGAAGGAAATAACAGGAAAGTGATTGAGAACAGTGGAGTACAAATGGATTGTTAagatttaaatgttttattttataatatttattagaagTATCTTTAGATATTTGGTAGTTTGACTAAGTCtttagatatttgttatttgatctCAGCCAG from Castanea sativa cultivar Marrone di Chiusa Pesio chromosome 11, ASM4071231v1 harbors:
- the LOC142616935 gene encoding protein At-4/1-like, giving the protein MEGSSNEEEMESVLLPNFDLIYQENAITEIELLKSNSNSNAELKIREALQFTSHSLRQENERLTRLQSESLHNLADQEHKKSMDLLKRDYMTKVGDLEAQIRIVLDYEVMISLSTAYAFEDMANRCLYLSLQDAVVCWYTQKSQLPPLWWFWYRANAISQLEEVEEE